TGGGCTGCCCTGGGACTGGGAGAGCTTTCCGGATTATCTCGACAGCCTGTCGAACAAGCAGTTCGATATCGACTTCGCGGCCCAGGTGCCGCATGCCGCGTTGCGGGTCTATGTGATGGGAGAGCGCGGTGCGAACCGCGACAAGGCGAGCGCAGATGACATCGCCGCGATGGGCAAGCTTGCCCGCGAAGCTGTCGAGGCAGGTGCCATTGGTTTCACGACGTCGCGTACCCTTAATCACCAGACATCGGAAGGCGATCCAACCCCGACACTGACGGCTGCTGAAGACGAGTTGATGGGGATCGCGCTGGAGATTGGCAAGGCCGACAAGGGCGTGCTCCAGGTGGTGTCGGATTTCCGCAAGCGGCGCGACGAGATGGATATGTTCCAGCGCATCGTCGAGAGATCCGGGCGGCCCATGTCGATATCAGTGGCGCAGACGGATCTGGCTCCCGATGCCTGGAAGTGGCTGCTGGCTGAAATCGAGGGCGCAAATGAGCGTGGCCTTGAAATGCGGGCGCAGGTTGCGCCGCGTCCCGTCGGTATTCTGGTCGGGCTCGAACTGACGCTCAATCCGTTTACGGCTTATCCGGCCTTTCGTGAGATCGAAGATGCGCCGCTGGCCGAAAAGGTGGCCAAGCTGTCGGACCCGGACTTCCGGGCGTGCCTGCTCTCGCAGGAGCCGTCGTCGGATCACCCGTTTGTGCAGTCACTCATCCGCCAGTTCGGGCTCATGTTCCCGCTGGGTGATGTGCCGGATTATGAGCCCACGCCGGACAAGATGCTGAAGGCACAGGCCGAGCGCGCGGGCAAATCCGTCGAGGAGCTGGCGCTGGATTACATGCTGGCCGATGGCGGGCGCGGTCCGGGTACGGCCATGTTGCTGTTCCCCTTCCTCAATTACGCGAACGGGTCTCTGGACCCGTCATACGAGATGATGCGCCATCCCAATGCGGTCATGGGGCTTTCCGATGGCGGGGCGCATATGGGCACCATCTGTGATGGTTCGTTCCCGACGACACTGCTTCAGCACTGGACACGCGACCGGACGCGCGGACCCAAGCTGGACCTGCCTTTCGTCGTCCGTGCGCAGACTGCGGCGACGGCAAAAGCCGTCGGGCTTCGGGATCGGGGCCTGCTGCGGCCTGGGCTCAAGGCTGACATCAACGTCATCGATTACGACGGTCTCAGGCTGCACGCCCCTGAGATCCGCCATGACCTTCCGGGCGGCGGACGTCGGCTATTGCAGCGCGCAGACGGCTATCTGGCGACCATCGTGTCGGGTGATGTCATCTATGAGAATGCCGAACCCACCGGCGCGCTGCCCGGGCGGCTGGTGCGCAGCTAGTGCCTCCGGCGACGCGGGCCATGCTGTGAGAAGATTTGCGGGGAGCTCGTGGATCAGAGGATCTGGCGGAGCCAGTTTTCTGCCGCTGCGAGGTCCTCAAGTCTGGTGACGTCCTCGGCGTCGTCGCCGCTCGGCTCTCCATCCTGCGGGATGCCAACCAGTGCCCTGTGTGTTACGCGGGCCGCGCGAGCTGCCTGCATGTCCGTCCATTTGTCGCCCAGCATGGCGGATGCCGCCATGTCGATATCATGGGCGTCACGGGCCGCCAGGAACATGCCTGGATTGGGCTTTCGCAGCGGATGATCCCTGCCGTCCAGGCCCTTGAGGTAGGGGCAATGATATACCTGCGTTAGCGGTACGCCTTCCGCCTCGAATCGGGCGCTCATCCATCGGGTGATGGTCTGGTAGGTTTCTTCGCTGTAATAGCCGCGCGCAATTCCGGACTGGTTGGTGACCACGATCAGCAACGCACCAAGGTCGCGGGCTGTGCGGGTCAGGTCAAAGATACCGGGCATCCACTCGAAGGCGGAGGGGTCGTGGACATAACCCTTGTCCACATTGATGATGCCGTCACGGTCCAGGAAGAGAGCTTTGCGGGGCAAGGGGATGGTCACGCGGAAGTGAGGGGAGCGAGGTGAGTGGTGCGCCTATCTAACGCACAGATCGCGAGCCCGGCAAAGGAGCAATCACGTGACGGATCAGCGTTCCGGCCAGAAGCCCATCACCCTGCATGCCGATCTGTCGCTACCTGCCGAGGTGGATACCGCAGCGCTTGACTGGGTGCCGTCACCCATGGCGGGCGTGGAGCGCCGGATGATAGAGCGGGATGGCGGCGAGGTGGCGCGAGCGACAAGCCTCGTTCGCTACCAGCCGGGCAGCCGTTTCTCCGCCCACCGTCATGACATGGGAGAGGAGTATCTCGTTCTCGAGGGCACATTCTCCGACAATGACGGGGACTTCCCGGTCGGCAGCTATGTGCGGAATCCACCCGGTTCTTCCCATGCGCCGCATACGGATGAAGGTGCGGTGATCCTCGTCAAGCTGCGGCAGATGCCGGAGGGTGAAACCCGCACTGTGCATGTCGATACGTTGGTTGCCCCTTTCCTGCCAGCCGGTGCACCGGGCCATGAGCGGCAGGTTCTGTTCGAGGCTGACTATGAGCGCGTGGCAATCGAGAGGCTACGTCCGGGTGTCAGTCTGGAGGCCAGCCGCCAAGGTGGCGAAGAGCTGTTTGTGCTCGACGGGACGCTTTCCTATGGCGGGGATCTTTACAAGGCCGGCGCCTGGATTCGCCGTGCGGCAGGGCAGGAGCAGCCGGTGGCCTCACCTGATGGCGTGCGGTTCTGGGTGAAGCGGGGGCACCTGCCGGGCCCGGCACAGTGAGTGCTGTCAGCCGGAGCAGCTGGCACCGCCAAGGACACAGAATCGTGCGCAATGGGCGTGGTTCAACGATACCGGCTGCATGCTTTCTTTCAGCGTCGTGCCGAGTTCAAAGCGGGTGTCGTAGGCAATGAGGGTGCACGCGAGGATTGCCGGCGCCTCGGCTCCCTTTCGCTTCACAGCCATGCGGGCATTCGAGCACATGATGTCTGCCGGTGACTTGCCGAGAAGGCCCCAGCATTGCGTGGTGATTTCCGGCACATCAGCTGCCTCGTCCATCTCGGGGAAGATCACGAGGTCGGCGGGGTCGCTGGCATCAAGGTCGAGGTCCAGGTCATTAAAGAGGCGCGCATAGCCTGCACGCTCATCCGCTTCCGTCTCGCCAGAGAGCATTCGCCCGGCGATAGACAGGGTAAAGCCGTTGCGCGCCAGCCACCTGATGCCGTCGATCATCGGGTCCCACGAATTGGGGCCTCGTTCTGCTTCGTGCACCGCCTTGGAATAATGGTCGACCGACACGCGGATCGAGAGGCGGTTGCCAAAAAGTGTCTGCAGGGCGAGGAGTGCTTGCGACGGTCCTGGGCGCTGCATCGGCCGCATGGCGTTGGTCAGCACCAGCACCTCGTGGCCGCGCTTCAGGGCATCACCCAGCATGGCGGTGAAATCGGGGTTCATGAAGGGTTCGCCGCCAGTGAACCCAACTTCGCGGAGACCCAGTTCCTCCCGCTCTGCTTCGTCCAGCAGCGTCGCCACTTCTGCTGCGCTGATGTATTCCAACGCGTCATTGGTGGGGGTCGACTCGATATAGCAATTAGCGCAGGCCAGATTGCAGAGCGTCCCTGTGTTGACCCACAGGGTTTCGAGGGCGCGCGGCGCTACCCAGGCGCGGCTTTCGCCCGTGGCCGTCAGGCGGGGATCCTGAAATTTTCCCTCGATGGTCCGCGGCATTTCATTCATGTGTCGGAGATAAGCCGCTAGGCAGATGGGCGTCCACTGAAAACCCCCCAATTTTGAACAGTTGGATGTTCAACGCTGCGTGACCTTGCCGGTAGGCGACGCAGGGGAAGCCATGGCAGACTGCGTTGCGAACCTTTTCAATTCCGATCCAAGAACGAAACCGCGACAGGAGACGCACCATGTCCGCAGAGGCTGTTGAATTCGAGGTCCGCAAGGACAAGCTGGCCGAGACGCGACTGGAAAAGCAGGCCGCGCCGGATCTGGCTCCCGGTGAGGTGCTGCTGAAGGTTGAGCGCT
The sequence above is drawn from the Pyruvatibacter mobilis genome and encodes:
- a CDS encoding N-acyl-D-amino-acid deacylase family protein encodes the protein MASFDLVIRGGRIADGSGGDIFTGDVAVKDGLVAEVGEVTAKGAREIDADGALVTPGFVDIHTHYDGQVTWASQLTPSSWHGVTTAIMGNCGVGFAPCKPQDHDRLIRLMEGVEDIPFPVLADGLPWDWESFPDYLDSLSNKQFDIDFAAQVPHAALRVYVMGERGANRDKASADDIAAMGKLAREAVEAGAIGFTTSRTLNHQTSEGDPTPTLTAAEDELMGIALEIGKADKGVLQVVSDFRKRRDEMDMFQRIVERSGRPMSISVAQTDLAPDAWKWLLAEIEGANERGLEMRAQVAPRPVGILVGLELTLNPFTAYPAFREIEDAPLAEKVAKLSDPDFRACLLSQEPSSDHPFVQSLIRQFGLMFPLGDVPDYEPTPDKMLKAQAERAGKSVEELALDYMLADGGRGPGTAMLLFPFLNYANGSLDPSYEMMRHPNAVMGLSDGGAHMGTICDGSFPTTLLQHWTRDRTRGPKLDLPFVVRAQTAATAKAVGLRDRGLLRPGLKADINVIDYDGLRLHAPEIRHDLPGGGRRLLQRADGYLATIVSGDVIYENAEPTGALPGRLVRS
- a CDS encoding D-glycero-alpha-D-manno-heptose-1,7-bisphosphate 7-phosphatase, whose product is MPRKALFLDRDGIINVDKGYVHDPSAFEWMPGIFDLTRTARDLGALLIVVTNQSGIARGYYSEETYQTITRWMSARFEAEGVPLTQVYHCPYLKGLDGRDHPLRKPNPGMFLAARDAHDIDMAASAMLGDKWTDMQAARAARVTHRALVGIPQDGEPSGDDAEDVTRLEDLAAAENWLRQIL
- a CDS encoding cupin domain-containing protein; the encoded protein is MTDQRSGQKPITLHADLSLPAEVDTAALDWVPSPMAGVERRMIERDGGEVARATSLVRYQPGSRFSAHRHDMGEEYLVLEGTFSDNDGDFPVGSYVRNPPGSSHAPHTDEGAVILVKLRQMPEGETRTVHVDTLVAPFLPAGAPGHERQVLFEADYERVAIERLRPGVSLEASRQGGEELFVLDGTLSYGGDLYKAGAWIRRAAGQEQPVASPDGVRFWVKRGHLPGPAQ
- a CDS encoding radical SAM protein codes for the protein MPRTIEGKFQDPRLTATGESRAWVAPRALETLWVNTGTLCNLACANCYIESTPTNDALEYISAAEVATLLDEAEREELGLREVGFTGGEPFMNPDFTAMLGDALKRGHEVLVLTNAMRPMQRPGPSQALLALQTLFGNRLSIRVSVDHYSKAVHEAERGPNSWDPMIDGIRWLARNGFTLSIAGRMLSGETEADERAGYARLFNDLDLDLDASDPADLVIFPEMDEAADVPEITTQCWGLLGKSPADIMCSNARMAVKRKGAEAPAILACTLIAYDTRFELGTTLKESMQPVSLNHAHCARFCVLGGASCSG